The window ATAAGCTTCACCAGCTTTGACAAATCTTCCCTTTACACGCCGTCTCACATCAGCTCTTGCTTTGCGAGAAGCATACCTCACTGTCTTATCAAACCtgtatcaaacaaaaaaacaaagaatgtTTCATTTAGAATACACTTCAAACTTGCTTACATGATGCAATGCACTGGATTCGCAATGGCACTTACTTGCGAGCCTTCTTTTTCTCCTTGTAACGCATAACCGCGTTATTACGGGTCACTGAATGTGAGGAAGCATTGTTATCCTGTGATGTTTGAGGATACCATGGTGGCTCACCGGAGAGCTGCATTGAAGACGATGCACCACATTCTTGAAAATCTCCAGCGCTACTATCTCCTGTGACTCCAGAGAATGATATGTTGGAATGTGCTGGTTTCGATGTGAAGCAAATGATTGGTTCTGTTTTTGAACTCATGAAAGAATCATCATTGCTCTCAGCTGGCTGTACAAGATTCCCTCCCTGGATTAAGAGAAGGAACAAGATCATCACTAGAATCAAAGGAACATGTGAACCTCATAAAATAGCAAAACATACCTCAGGAGCTGCTGCTTGGTGATGTTTCTGGAAAAGACTATCAATTCCACCTTGTCCAAATAGCTCTCCAGAGGTGTTAAAGGCTGTCCCAAAAAGCTCTTCATAGTTCTCAAGAGCCAAGTCAACTTCATCCATACCCAAGTTCCCATAAAAGTCATCTTCACATACTCTTACATCCTTCAAACACCATAAACAAACAAGAACTTGAATTtagatacatttttttttgtattttcaatgCACTTTTTACCAActaataatatgattaattgtaatctttacaaaaaaaaaaactaactacaTTTACTGAActcttatttaaaattatgcGAAATAGATAATCACGAAAAATTATTCCTTTAATActgaaatttaatatgtttaattatgtatgaaaaaaaactaaaacatgtATCATTTTGAAACCGAGAGAGTATATACCTTGGGAAATGATGAAGTTGCAGGTGCTGCAGAACTGGTTTCAGGCCTTGAGGAGGAGCCGGCGAcatctttcttctcctcattACAGTTTTGGTTGTTCTGACCATCATCATCTATATTCATCAACCCCATTTCTTGTTCACAACCAGATTGTCCAGCTAAGTCCAAACAGAAAGACCATATAGAAGCGAGCTCCGAGCTAGAAGGGCAACCAGAATAGCAGCTTATGGTTTGCCTCTTGTGATTatttgatgaggaagaagaattgttgttgttgttgtggctAGACCAATCACAGTTTTGACAGAGGGAAACTCTTTCTTCAACACACCTGACTGTAGCAGGCTGAGAATTGCATCTCTCGCAGACGAGTGTCCTAGAATGTCGCTTGGACAATGCGTTAGCGGAGTGGACGCTCCTGTCGCAGGAGAGGCAGAGACAGGCTGCATCTGAACGACAGTACACCATTGAACGTTGTTCACCACAGAAGTCACACATGTAACCCATCTTCTTTCACtgctgtaataaaaaaaaaatatatacataaaccATGGATTAGATAAAAAAGACAAGAGACCTTTGGTCTAAAAAGCAAGACATAGATGGAATAAtctcttttaaaagttttatgaattttgaTCTGAGCTTTCATATGAACAGTCAGAGAACCAAAAcccataaaataaatttaatcaaaatcgaaataaataaaaacaaagctTCAGACTACAGATCAGTAAATCTACGGTTTTTTAATTTGACTTGTATTCAAGATGAATCCAAAACTAAATAgttcttagaaaaataaatcaagCTTTTTTTAGCTATCACAATCATCATCCTCATCCAAACAAAGCTTAAGAAACCAataatcaaaaagaaaacatgaaaatcTCTTTAAATCGAAGATCCAACAACACAAGACATGTATTAGAGACAGATTCATTAAGACCCTTCATAGTGAAACAGTGGATAAAAAGCTAGTAACAATTATTATTACAGACGGATAATCCTAGAAAAATAAGAACActcaaaaaaagagagagagagagagagagaggagaggaaAACAACTTACAGTGTTAAAAGATCTTCTTATGAAGTTGAATCAAGAAAAATCTGAGATAAACACACACAGATCCTTAGAAACAGAGCAGATTATTCTTCTGTTTCTATCTTTtctttgcttctctctctctctttctctcagaaaaaaaaaaactaatgaatGGATAGGCTTGTGACATAATCAAAAGTGCCTACCTTTTTTTcattacttttattttcttttattaaaaactaaaaggggtttttgccaaaactaacccacaacttgattttaattccaaacatatacccaaacttgaatcaaatgcaaaactaacctaaaagcctagtgaaattacagctcagccccttgtgaccaaactaaaaaacagaagccatttttacgaatatagccccagtaaatcgtctgagtcgtctgagatgttggaagtcgtctggacgactgaagtgtaagtcgtctggacgactgaagtgtaagtcgtctggtaccagtttattttaaaaataatttataaatcttgtaaaaaaatattttgatgcgtaaaaaataaaaatcaagtaattataaacagttttaactgatataaattaagatatgataaaattgatttgttttgaagatatatgagtggaagtagtgaatcatgaaatactttggtttaggagtttggcaaacatatgttgtagtattgtatgtattgttagggttagattttggaaaactaaaatgtttttttcaaaaattagttttcacctatatgtgtttatttctgtgtatagtaaacacttttcaagtttgatttggttttatgaagtgtttaattagataattaagtttaggggttatgtttagggtgtggacgacttatatttcagtcgtctgttaaataatttacccggacgacgtatatttcagtcgtccagacgacttacttgtaagtcgtctggaaagtcttctattttagtttcccgctaaaaatatttaatttcccgctaaaaatattaaactcttctggacgacttacatgtaagtcgtctgttttaatttcttcaccagacgactgaaatgtaagtcgtccaggaagtcgtctgagtcaaaaatatttaatctaattggattttttgtctccctatataaagaaaaatttacacattctctctcctcctctcaaatggctgcaacaaaaatgtaatgttcatcattctaaaactctccaacctctctctaatctctttgacttgaaaacaccaaactttatatgaatttttcagttttgtctcatgtatttcttactaatctatctcttttgcaggtttttgatcaaatggtactcatcttccactaatttagaggtagatctattaattttagatatgtatttttgtgtgttctataaatgtagatttatctaatcttccactcattttctctatttttaagtcatttgaacgtttttgaatatgcaggtttttcagatctggatttgatgtgcaggtttttcagatctggaagacttctgggacgacttacctgttagtcgtctggaagtcgtctggaagtcatctggaagtcttctgacaaagtcgtctggacttccaggaagtcgtctggacttcctggaagtcgtctggacttccaggaagtcgtctggacttccaggaagtcgtctggacttccaggaagtcgtctggacttccaggaagtcgtctggacttccaggaagtcgtctggacttctaggaagtcgtctggatttttctgagcgttttggtaagttcttatgtctgatttttcttcatttggtaacttcttgttgtataaagttcttacttttttcccaaactaaaactctccaaacccactctaatctctttgacttgaaaacaccaaactttatatgaatttttcaattttgtctcatgtctttgttactaatctatttttttttgcaggtttttaattatttggtactcatcttccactaatttaaaggtagatctattatttttagatatgtatttttgtgtgttctgtaaaggtagatttatataatcttccactcatttttttctgtttttaagccatttgaacgtttttgaatatgcaggtttttcagatctggatttaatatgcaggtttttcagatctggaaaacttctgggacgacttacttgttagtcgtctggaagtcatctggaagtcgtctggaagtcgtctggacttcctaaaagtcgtctggacttcctgtaaagtcgtctggacttcctgtaaagtcgtctggaagtcgtctgaacttcctaaaagtcttctggcaaagtcgtctgaacttcctggaagtcgtctggcaaagtcgtctgaacttcctggaagtcgtctggacttcttagaagtcgtctgaacttcttaaaagttgtctggtcttgtctactcaagtggaatccaagcttgtctttgtagatgaatgatctataatagttttgtttgtgatctgttttatgaattgcatgtatactcttttagttgtgaattttttgtaaaatcagtaataatgttttccaagatgtattaaatgtgctaacaatgtgtttacacatttacaaatcaatgaaataatagacttcagtagcctttttcttatctttggatctctcatatgcaataataaactccaatggtctttttctcatcttaataaacaagaatgttggtaagagatggaaacaaacaatagtaactagtcaaagcatatcatattttttataagtttgcattgaaaaacttagtcaaatttagtaaaactaagggagagaacatattttgtaaatatgagttttacatatcttgaagttacttatcactcttaaaaatacaagttattcaaaaactaacgtagaagacttaaaaactagtggagaagacgcggacgacttcaatctaagttgtctagacgactaaactatatgtcgtctggtcaacgcagaggttatttttgcaattgactttgaaatctgttatttcggacgactgaaagttaagtcgtctactattgtttggttaaaaaaaaactccaaaaaagctagacgacttacatttcagtcgtcagaggttagttttgcatttgactggattatttcagaagtttgactttttggacgacttacgtttcagtcgtctagtgaaaattaaaataataatatttttttaaaagtagacgacttaaagttaagtcgtcataggttagttttgcaattgaaaaaaaaaacttcaagatttaattatatacagacgacttataattcagtcgtccacgagacgactgaaatgtaagtcgtccaggatttacgaggtttgaccagaatctcagaaaaaaatcctggacgacttacaattaagtcgtctggtggacgactgaattataagtcgtctgtgtataattaaatcttgaagttttttttttcaattgcaaaactaacctatgactacttaattgtcagtcgtttactttaaaaaaaatattattattttaattttcgccagacgactgaaatgtaagtcgtctggggaagtcaaacttctgaaattatccagtcaaatacaaaactaacctatgacgactgaaatgtaagtcgtctaggttctttggaattttttttgaaaccaaacaatagtagacgacttaactttcagtcgtctcaggttacagatttcaaagtcaattgcaaaaataacctctgcgttgaccagacgacttccaggtaagtcgtctacagccagacgactgaaaggtaagtcgtctacagccagacgacttcccaagtaagtcgtctgacgaacagatctggaaaaaaactcgatgtcataccttaaattagtgagataagttccttagcatacataaggcttctccaagcacacagaatcacaaacggaagtcacccacccataatcgttagcttctatgactctatgaaccatgaaaattttagaatcaaaatcttgagttttt is drawn from Brassica rapa cultivar Chiifu-401-42 chromosome A05, CAAS_Brap_v3.01, whole genome shotgun sequence and contains these coding sequences:
- the LOC103249162 gene encoding zinc finger protein CONSTANS-LIKE 9 isoform X1 — its product is MGYMCDFCGEQRSMVYCRSDAACLCLSCDRSVHSANALSKRHSRTLVCERCNSQPATVRCVEERVSLCQNCDWSSHNNNNNSSSSSNNHKRQTISCYSGCPSSSELASIWSFCLDLAGQSGCEQEMGLMNIDDDGQNNQNCNEEKKDVAGSSSRPETSSAAPATSSFPKDVRVCEDDFYGNLGMDEVDLALENYEELFGTAFNTSGELFGQGGIDSLFQKHHQAAAPEGGNLVQPAESNDDSFMSSKTEPIICFTSKPAHSNISFSGVTGDSSAGDFQECGASSSMQLSGEPPWYPQTSQDNNASSHSVTRNNAVMRYKEKKKARKFDKTVRYASRKARADVRRRVKGRFVKAGEAYDYDPLTPTRSY
- the LOC103249162 gene encoding zinc finger protein CONSTANS-LIKE 9 (The RefSeq protein has 6 substitutions, 1 frameshift, 1 non-frameshifting indel compared to this genomic sequence): MGYMCDFCGEQRSMVYCRSDAACLCLSCDRSVHSANALSKRHSRTLVCERCNSQPATVRCVEERVSLCQNCDWSSHNNNNNSSSSSNNHKRQTISCYSGCPSSSELASIWSFCLDLAGQSGCEQEMGMMNIDGDGQNNQNCNEEKKDVVAGSSSRPETSSAAPATSAFPKDVRVCEDDFYGNLGMDEVDLALENYEELFGTAFNTSGELFGQGGIDCLFQKHHQGAAPEGGNLVQPAESNDDSFMSSKTEPIICFTSKPAHSNISFSGVTGDSSAGDFQECGASSSMQLSGEPPWYPQTSQDNNASSHSVTRNNAVMRYKEKEKARKFDKTVRYASRKQELM